From a region of the Mercurialis annua linkage group LG1-X, ddMerAnnu1.2, whole genome shotgun sequence genome:
- the LOC126664223 gene encoding receptor protein kinase CLAVATA1, with translation MQRAMKFIYLFIRSSLILQVFFSIRFSKHSLKTLLIIAVLSYSSSLLIIFSVKTTSHQLRQTMQLTLTMSYFPLLLLLLLLFSAPCYGYTDLELLLKLKSSVIASNASGLHDWQLSPSPSAHCSFSGVTCDDDSRVVSLNLTSRKGFFGFLPPEIGLLNRLVNLTIPSLALTGKLPREMAQLTSLRILNISNNVFIGNFPGEITLAMTQLEVLDIYNNNFSGFLPLDLAKLKNLRHLHLGGNFFTGTVPDSYSEIQSLEYLGLNGNGLSGTIPASLSKLKNLKKLYLGYFNLYEGGIPPEFGSLSSLEVLDIAQSNLSGEIPPSLGQLKNLDTLFLQMNRLSGHIPSELSGLVSLKSLDLSFNELRGEIPASFAKLKNITLIHLFKNTMAGQIPEFIGDLPNLEVLHVWENNFTFELPRNLGQNEKLKMLDVSYNHLTGLIPRDLCKGGRLRELVLMKNFFLGPLPEELGQCKSLNKIRVGNNLLSGNIPTGIFNLPAMGMIEMNDNYFSGEFPSEMSGAALGLLKLSNNRIGGSIPGSFVNLRNLHIIQVENNRLSGEIPDEIFNLKYLTTINISANNLSGEIPASISHCTSLTSVDFSRNRLHGEIPEEITKLKDLSILNVSQNQITGQIPNDIRFMTSLTTLDLTYNNLIGRIPTGGQFLVFKDVSFIGNPNLCAPHQQSCPSLINSRHGSGHGHTASFSTPKLIITIISLVTALLLMIVSVYRLRQRRLEKSKAWKLTAFQRLDLRTEDVLECLKEENIIGKGGAGIVYRGSMPDGSDVAIKRLIGRGSGRNDHGFSAEIQTLGRIRHRNIVRLLGYVSNKDTNLLLYEYMPNGSLGEVLHGSKGGHLKWESRFRIAVEAAKGLCYLHHDCSPLIIHRDVKSNNILLDSDFEAHVADFGLAKFLLDAGESECMSAVAGSYGYIAPEYAYTLKVDEKSDVYSFGVVLLELIAGKKPVGEFEEGVDIVRWVRNMTSEVSQPSDAASILAIVDSRLTGYPLAGVIHLFKIAIMCVEDESSARPTMREVVHMLTNPPPPVCTGL, from the exons ATGCAAAGGgcaatgaaatttatttatttatttattcgtTCAAGTTTGATTCTGCAAGTCTTCTTTTCGATTCGTTTTTCAAAGCACTCACTCAAAACTCTACTTATTATAGCCGTACTCTCCTACTCTTCTTCACTGCTCATTATCTTCTCTGTAAAAACAACCAGTCATCAACTCAGACAGACTATGCAACTTACACTCACAATGAGTTATTTTCctctacttcttcttcttcttcttctgttcTCTGCGCCATGCTATGGCTACACTGATTTAGAATTACTATTGAAGCTTAAATCCTCCGTGATCGCATCAAACGCCTCTGGTCTCCACGACTGGCAACTCTCACCGTCGCCGTCTGCTCACTGTTCTTTCTCCGGAGTTACATGCGACGACGACTCACGTGTTGTTTCTCTCAACCTGACGTCACGTAAAGGTTTTTTCGGTTTCCTTCCCCCGGAAATTGGCCTGTTGAACAGGCTTGTGAATCTTACTATTCCTTCGCTTGCTCTCACCGGGAAACTTCCTCGGGAAATGGCGCAGCTCACTTCTCTGAGAATTTTGAATATTTCTAATAATGTTTTCATTGGTAATTTCCCTGGAGAAATTACTCTCGCCATGACTCAGCTTGAGGTTCTTGACATTTACAACAATAACTTCTCTGGCTTCCTGCCATTGGACCTCGCGAAGCTGAAGAATCTCAGGCATCTTCATCTCGGCGGGAACTTCTTTACTGGTACAGTACCGGACTCATATTCAGAGATACAAAGCTTGGAATATTTAGGGCTAAACGGCAACGGATTATCAGGTACCATCCCTGCAAGCTTATCCAAGTTGAAGAATCTTAAAAAGTTGTACCTCGGGTACTTTAACTTGTATGAGGGAGGTATACCACCGGAATTTGGCTCGTTGAGTTCGCTTGAAGTTCTCGACATCGCGCAGTCTAATCTCAGCGGCGAGATTCCTCCAAGCTTAGGCCAGTTAAAGAATCTCGACACTTTGTTTCTTCAAATGAATCGTCTCTCAGGTCATATTCCTTCCGAATTATCTGGTTTAGTAAGCTTGAAATCTCTTGACCTCTCATTTAATGAGCTCAGAGGTGAAATACCAGCCAGCTTTGCGAAATTGAAGAACATCACGCTTATCCATCTGTTTAAGAACACCATGGCCGGTCAAATCCCTGAGTTTATCGGCGATCTTCCAAATCTTGAGGTTCTTCACGTTTGGGAGAACAACTTCACTTTTGAACTACCGAGAAATCTTGGCCAGAACGAAAAGTTGAAGATGCTTGACGTGTCTTACAATCATCTCACCGGTTTAATTCCGCGTGATTTATGTAAAGGTGGGAGACTACGGGAGTTAGTGTTGATGAAAAATTTCTTCCTTGGGCCTCTACCTGAGGAACTTGGCCAGTGCAAGTCGTTAAACAAAATTCGTGTGGGGAATAATCTCCTGAGTGGAAATATTCCGACTGGAATCTTCAACTTACCGGCGATGGGGATGATTGAGATGAATGATAACTACTTCTCAGGTGAGTTTCCGTCGGAGATGTCAGGTGCTGCACTGGGATTATTGAAGCTTTCTAACAACCGAATTGGCGGGAGCATTCCGGGCTCATTTGTGAATTTGAGGAATTTACACATTATACAGGTTGAGAATAACAGGTTATCAGGTGAAATTCCTGACGAAATCTTTAATCTGAAGTATCTTACAACGATCAATATTAGTGCCAATAATCTGAGCGGTGAGATTCCTGCTTCAATTTCGCATTGCACTTCTCTAACATCAGTTGATTTCAGTCGAAACCGCCTCCACGGCGAAATTCCTGAGGAGatcacaaaattaaaagatttgagcATTCTCAATGTTTCACAAAATCAGATTACAGGACAAATACCTAACGATATTCGGTTCATGACGAGCCTCACAACTCTCGATCTCACCTACAACAATCTGATTGGACGAATTCCTACTGGAGGTCAGTTTCTTGTGTTCAAGGATGTTTCCTTCATCGGAAACCCCAATCTCTGTGCACCTCACCAACAATCCTGTCCGTCTCTGATAAACTCACGTCATGGTTCTGGCCATGGTCACACGGCCTCGTTCAGCACTCCCAAGTTAATAATCACGATCATTTCGCTCGTTACAGCTTTGCTGCTAATGATTGTCTCAGTTTACAGATTGAGACAGAGGAGGCTCGAGAAATCAAAGGCTTGGAAATTAACAGCATTCCAGCGGCTAGATCTCAGAACAGAAGACGTTCTTGAATGCTTGAAAGAAGAGAACATTATAGGCAAAGGCGGTGCTGGAATTGTCTACCGCGGGTCCATGCCTGACGGTTCTGACGTGGCAATTAAACGACTGATCGGTCGAGGAAGTGGACGGAATGATCATGGATTCTCCGCTGAGATTCAAACTCTCGGACGGATCAGGCACAGAAATATTGTGAGGCTGTTAGGTTATGTGTCCAACAAGGATACGAATTTGTTGCTATATGAATACATGCCTAATGGAAGCTTAGGGGAGGTTTTACATGGTTCAAAAGGAGGCCATTTGAAATGGGAGTCGAGGTTCAGGATTGCTGTGGAGGCTGCAAAAGGACTCTGTTATCTCCACCATGACTGCTCTCCTTTGATAATACATAGAGATGTGAAGTCGAACAATATATTGCTCGATTCAGACTTCGAAGCTCATGTAGCTGATTTTGGATTGGCTAAATTCTTGCTAGACGCGGGTGAATCGGAATGTATGTCCGCTGTTGCTGGCTCATATGGCTACATCGCACCAG AATATGCGTACACTTTAAAAGTAGACGAAAAGAGTGACGTGTACAGTTTCGGAGTAGTGCTACTGGAACTAATAGCAGGGAAAAAGCCAGTTGGGGAATTTGAAGAAGGAGTAGACATAGTGAGATGGGTAAGGAATATGACATCAGAAGTATCACAGCCGTCTGATGCAGCTTCAATCCTGGCAATTGTGGACTCCAGGCTTACCGGGTATCCGCTGGCCGGAGTAATTCACCTGTTTAAGATAGCAATAATGTGTGTTGAAGATGAAAGCTCTGCTAGGCCTACCATGAGGGAAGTTGTTCATATGCTCACTAATCCTCCTCCGCCCGTCTGCACCGGCCTTTAA